One Triticum dicoccoides isolate Atlit2015 ecotype Zavitan chromosome 3B, WEW_v2.0, whole genome shotgun sequence genomic window, ACAACATTGCCGACGGACTTGACGACCTCATGTGCTACGCGATTGTGCGGGGAAGCTGCCCGACAGGGCGTTCCGCCTCACGCCGCTGTTGCCGTCGCTGCTCGTGGACCACAGCGATGACCCTGCCAAGTGCTGCATCACCACTGCCATTAAGCGTCGTACCAATGTAGCCTCGATCCTCATGCATCGCTCCTTTGGGCTCAAACTCGTCCCTTCAGGCAAGCTCTGCCCCGCCGCATGCCGCTCCTTCAAGCTCACCACAATCCCCTCGGTTAGGACCTGTCTTGGCTGATCCGGTGGATGGCTGGCCCTCTCTGTCTGCATCGACGGTGGTCATAGTCTGCTTAGCCTCTTCCACCCCGTCATGGCTGCTAAGATCCTCCTGGCCCCGCTGATCTACGACGGCCGCCTCGTCTCCAAGATGGTCTTTGCACCCAGCCCCACCAGTGACGACTTCCTGGCCGCCGTGATATGTGACATCAATAGGCTTGCCTACGTCACCACTAGGGCCAGGATGCGGGTCGTGCTCGACCCCATCCACCTCGCCGAAGGAGACCAGATCGCCGACTTCCTTTACCATAGAAATTTTATGGTCAACTGCCTCACTCAGTTTGGAGATGTCCACGTGCAACGCCTGCCGCAGCACCGCCGCCGGGAACCTATCATTCTCGAGGGCCACATGTTAGCACATCTTGTAGTGCATAACAAGTGGATCGTACAGATGCACGGGACAGGACCAGATCTAAACACGTCACCCACTATAGAGACATTGTTGTCATATGTAGGAAGCAACATGCTGTTTGACACCTCCACCGGCTTCGACCCGCCATACAATACAATTTCGAATTTCATTAGTGCTAATAACCTTGTGTTATGCGATGGTAACATATACCAAATCTGGAGGAATGCATCCTGCATGGTTCGTTTGCAGCTGCCAGGACGAGGTCGTTGCCGTGTAGAACATGACGGAATATTTGTTTTGTGGTATGACTCCCAGCGCCGACCATATTGGGACGTTGTGGCCGACTTAAGGGGACACTCAGTGTTTGTTGGGAGGAACAATGCAGTGTCGATATATGCGGAAGGTGTTTCGGGACTCAAGGGTGATTGTGTGTACTGAATCGGTGGGAGAGGTAGTGATGGGGGCATGGTCTATGACCTGAAAACTAGCAGGTCAACACCTTGCATTCCCCTCATGGATGGTGTCATTTTGGGGTCTCTACAAAGCACAATCTGCTGGTACTTTTTAAGCGATGACTGAAAGAAGAGTTTACCAGACCCGAGCAAGGGCCCATGCTTAATCTGAAAAAAGTGATGCGTCACTAGGGAAGCTTGGCTACATAGTGATCAGGACCACCAACCACATTGGTGGAAGTAATATTTTACTGTCGGTAATGGGTTTTGTTCGTGTTTTTTGTATACTAGATTCGAAGTTTATTTAATTCATGTGGAATCGTCGGCCTGTCATTTGATTCACTGTTCCCTACATTTGAAGTAAACAAGATAAGTTTAACACAACATTAAACAATTGGATTAAAAACAACCCGTCACATAATATTGATAAACTGGGGTCTGGGTTACTATCACTCCAACAACTAATAATCAACAAACTGATTCCACAATTCCTTCCCCTAGGCCTCAATATGGTGAAGCGTCATGCAATCGACATtctcataacaccactagaggaagcaCAACACAAAATATAATAAAAACGTTGAATGAATCTACTTCACATGACTACTATCAATAAGACTTTCCGCATGTCCTCAAGAACTAATGGATAATGATCAAGCATCGTACCACTGTAGCCTCGATCCTCACACTTTGCTCCTTCGAGGTCAACCCCATCCCTTCAGGCAAGCTCTGCCCCGCCGCATGCCGCACCTTCAAGCTCATCACAATCCCCTCGGTTAGGACATGTCTTGGTTGCCGCGGCGCATGGCTTTCCCTCTCTATCTGCATCGACGATGGTCATAGTCTGCTCAGCCTCTTCCACCCCGTCATGGCCACTGAGATCCTCCTGCCCCCGCTTATCTACGACAGGCGCCTCGTCTCCAAGATGGTCTTTACTCCCAACCCCACCAAAGACGACTTCCTGGCGGCCGTGATATGTGACATCAATGGGTTTGCCAGCGTAACCGCTGGGACCAGGAGGTGGGCCGTCCTCGACCCCATCCGCCTCGATGATGGAGACCAGATCGCCGACCTCCTCTACCACAGAAATGGTATGGTCTACTGCCACACTCGGTTTAGAGATGTCCGCGTGCTCCACCTACCGCAGCACCGCTGCAGGAACCTATCATCCTCAAGGGCCACACATTAGCACATCCTGTAGTGCATACCAAGCGGATCATCCAGAAATTGTTGTCACCCGTAGTAAGCAACCTACTGTTCGACGCCGCCACCAGCTTCGCCCCTCCATATAATACAATCTCgatttggagacgtatcagtctcacATTGCAACGATCGAGCGCGTCGGTGTTCACACAATGAGTGTTGGCCGAATTTAAGTGTCCATGCCACCTTAGTGATGTAGGAATAATATTTTAGTTGTTTGTTCGAAGCAAATCTGTGATTTATGAATAACATTAATAGTTTGTACAACTTTCGATCCAAATTAGATGATCTAGATTTGTTAAGATACAAATGTATCCAACACTTAAACGTGTCTCGATACATCCTTATTCAGTATAATATCAGCCAGCTAATGCGGGACCGACGGAGTATGTGTTTATTTTCAAGCAATCACGGCTtaccaaaaacaacaaaaaatagtaAGAAATCACGATTTACCAAGGAAAAACATTTGAGTGTTATATGTAATTTCTAGAAGCGTTAAATAAATTCTATATTTATTTGGCGGAAGGAAATCACGTCTTCTATAAGCATTAGTTAAATAATATATACAACTGTTACCGCAATTTCTGCAAGTAATTTTCTGCATGCACGTTTCCGTGGCTCAGTCAGACGCTTTAAAAGATTTCCATCATAGGCCAGGGCACTCAGCTTCTCTGGTTCTTTCTATATTTCTTTCTTTGTGTGAGAGAAATCACGTCGTTTTTCATTAAGAAATTCCCCAACCTCAACAATATGATTCCCCGACCATGTTATCGTGCCGGGCCTTGGCAGATTTGCGCCGGAGCTTGTCTGCCGCATCGCCGACGAACTTGACGACCTCAAGTGCTACGCGAGTGCGCAGAGAACTTGCCAGATATGGCGTTCCACACTCACGCCACCTTCGCCTTCGCTGCTCGTGGACCACAGCGATGATCCCGCCAAGCgctgcatcaccacgccgtcaatcGTTGTACCACTGTAGCCTCGATCCTCAAGCTTCACTCCCTTGAGCTCAACCCCATCCCTTCAGGCAAGCTCGGCCCTGCCGCATTCCCCTCCTTCAAGCTTACCACAATCCGCTCGGCTAGGACCTGTCTTGGTTGCTGCGGCGGATGGCTTTCCCTCTTTTTCTGCGTCGAAGATGGTTATAGTCTGCTCAGCCTCTTCCACCCCGTCATGGCCACTGAGATACTCCTGCCCCGGCTTATCTACGACAGGTGTCTTGTCTCCAAGATGGTTTTTACACCCAACCCCACAACGAATGACTTCTTGGCCGCTGTGATATGTGACATCAATGGGTTTGCCTGCATCACCGCCGGGGCCAGGAGGTGGGACGTCCTTGACCCCATCCGCCTCGACGATGGGGACCAGATCGCCGACCTCCTCTATCACAGAAATGGTATGGTCTACTATCTCACTCGGTTTAGAGATGTCCACGTGCCCCACCTACCGCATCACCACTGCAGGAACCTATCATCCTCGAGGGTCACACATTAGCATATCCTGTAGTGCATAACAAGCGGATCATCCAGATGCACGGGACAGGACCAAATCTAAATGCACTAGCCACTATAGAGACATTGTTGTCATCTGTAGGAAGAAACCTATTGTTCGACGCCGCCACCAGCTTCGCCACGCCATATAATACAATCTCGAtttggagacatatcagtctcACATTGCAACGATCGAGCGCGTCGGTGTTCACACAACGAGCGTTGGCCAAATTTAAGTGTCCGTGCCACTTTAGCAATATAGGAATAATATTTTAGTTGTTTGTTGGAAGCAAATCTATGATTTCTGAACAACATTAATATTTTGTACAACCTTTGATCCAAATCAGTTGATCTAGATTTGTTAAGATACAAATGTATCCAACAGTTAAACACGTCTCGATACATCCTTATTTAGTATAATCTGAGCCAGGTAACGTGGGACCGATGTAGTATATGTTTATTTTCAAGCAATCACGGCTTACCAAAAACAACTAAAAAGAGTAAGAAATAACGATTTACCAACGAAAAACATTTGAGTATTATACATAATTTCTAGAAGCATTAATTAAATTCTATATTGGTTTGGCTGAAGGAAATCACGTCTTCTGGAAGCATTAATTAAATTATATATACAGCTGTTACCGCAATTTCTGCAAGTAATTTTCTGCATGCACGTTTCCATGGCTCAGTCAGACGCTTTAAAAGATTTCCATCATAGGCCAGGGCACTCAGCTTCTCTGTTTCTTTCTGTCTTTCTTTATTTGTGTGAGCGAAAGCACCTCGTTTTTCATTAAGAAATTCCCCAACCTCGACAATATGCTTGCCCCTCCATGTTGTCGTGTCGGCCCTTGGCAGATCTTCCGCCGGAGCTTGTGTGCTGCATCGCCGATGGACTTGACGACCTCAAGTGCTACGCGAGTGCGCATGGAACTTGCCCGATATGGCGTTCCACACTCACGCCGCCGTCACCGTCGCTGCTCCTGGACCACAACGACGATCCAGCGAAGCGCTGCATCACCACCGCCATCAAGCATCATACCGATGTAGCCTCGATCCTCACGCTTAGCTCCTCTGAGCTCAACAACATCCCTTCAGGCAAGCTCTGCCCCACCGCATGCTGCTCCTTCAAGCTCACCACAATCCCCTCAGTTAGGACATGTCTTGGCTGCTCCGGCGGATGGCTGGCCCTCTCTGTCTGCATCAACGGTGGTCATAGTCTGCTTAGCCTCTTCCACCCCATCATGGCCGCTAAGATCCTCCTAGCCTCGCTGATCTACGACGGCCGCCTCGTCTCCAACATGGTCTTTGAACCCAGCCCCACCAGTGACGACTTCCTGGCCGCCATGATATGTGACGTCAATAGGCTAGCCTACATCACCACTAGGGCCAGGATGCGGGTCATCCTCGACCACATCCGCCTTGCCGAAGGAGACCAGATCGCCAACTTGCTTTACCATAGAAATTGTATGGTTAATTGCATCACTCGGTTTGGAGATGTCCACGTGCTCCGCCTGCCGCAGCACCACCGCCGGGAACCTATCATCCTCGAGGGCCACACATTAGCACATCTTGTAGTGCATGGATCGTCCAGATGCACGGGACATGACCAGATCTAAACACGTCACCCACTATAGAAACATTGTTGTCATCTGTAGGAAGCAACCTACTATTTGACACCTCCACCAGCTTCGACCCGTCATCCAATACAATCTCGAATTTCATTAGTGCTAATAACCTTGTGTCATGCGATGGTAACATATACCAAATCTAGAGGAATGCAGCCCGCATGGTTCGTTTGCAGCTGCCAGGACGGGGTCGTTGCCGTGTAGAACATGACGAAATATTTGTTCTGAGGTATGACTCCCAGCGCCGACCATGTTGGGACGTTTTGGCCGACTTAAGGGGACAGTCAGTGTTTGTTGGGAGGAACAATGCAATGTCGATATATGCGGAAGATGTTCCAGGACTCAAGGGTGATTGTGTGTACTGAATCGGTGGGAGAGGTAGTGATGGGGGCATGGTCTATGACCCGAAAACTGGCAGGTCAACACCTTGCATTCCCCTCATGGATGATGTCATTTCGGGGTCTCCACAAAGCACAATCGGCTAGTACTTTCTAAGTGATGACTGAAAGAAGAGTTTACCAGACCCGAGCAAGGGCCCATGCTTAATCTGGAAAAAAGTGATGCGTCACTAGGGAAGCTTGGCGAGATAGTGATAAGGACCACCAACCACATTCATGGAAGTAATGCTTTACTGTCGGTAATGGGTTTTGTTCATGTTTTTTGTATACTACATTTGAAGTTTATTTAATTCATGTGGAATTGTCGGCCTTTCATTTGATTCACTGTTCCCTACATTTGAAGTAAACAAGATAAGTTTAACACAACATTAAACAATTGGATAAAAAACAACTCGTCACATAATATTGATAAGCTGGGGTTTGGGTTACTATCTCTGCAGCAACTAGTAATCAACAAACCAATTCCAAAATTCCTTCCCCTAGGCCTCAATATGGTGAAGCGTCATGCAATCAACAGtctcataacaccactagaggaagaacaacacACAATATAATCAAAACATTGAATGGTAATCTACTTCAGATGACTACTATCAATAAGACTTTCTGCATGTCCTCAAGAACTAATGGATCATTTCACAAGACATCATATGGATAATGATCAGTAGGTATGAATATATGAAGAACAATATGAACATAACAATTTTCCACAAATAATTCTCCTATGCATCAACTACAAACGTGTAATCAACACATAAAATACTCATAGGTACCAATATGaactttgatacaaagattgagcaAGAGGGATGATCTAGGGTTTGAAGATGAGATGGTGCTTGTGAAGATATTGATAGAGAAGATGATCCTTATGATGAATTGAGTGTTGGTGGTCCCGATGATGAACATGATAGTTTCTCTGGTAGAGTCTCTCCTCCATGCTCGCTGTCAGCCTCCTTATCCACACCGAGCGTTGGCCAAAAATTAAGTGTCCATGCCACTTTAGTGTTATATGAAAAATATTTTAGTTGTTTGTTGGAAGCAAATCTGGTGATTTTTGAACAACATTAATATTCTGTATAACCTTCGCTACAAATAAGCAAAATCTGAGCTAGCTAACGCAGGATCGAAAGAGTTTACTATGTCTCTTTTTTAAGCAATCACGACAtaccaaaaacaaaaaaagagagtaaGAAATCACGATTTACCAAGGAAAAACATTTGAGTATTTTACGTAATTTCTGGCAGCATTAAGTAAATTCTATAttgatttggaagaaggaaatcacGACTTCTGGAAGCATTAATTAAATTATATATATAGGTGTTACCGCAACTTCTGCAAGCAATTTTCTGCATGCACATTTCCGTGGCTCAGTCAAACGCTTTAAAATATTTCCATCAATGGCTAGGGCACATAGCCTTA contains:
- the LOC119280363 gene encoding uncharacterized protein LOC119280363, coding for MATEILLPRLIYDRCLVSKMVFTPNPTTNDFLAAVICDINGFACITAGARRWDVLDPIRLDDGDQIADLLYHRNDLPPELVCCIADGLDDLKCYASAHGTCPIWRSTLTPPSPSLLLDHNDDPAKRCITTAIKHHTDVASILTLSSSELNNIPSGKTCLGCSGGWLALSVCINGGHSLLSLFHPIMAAKILLASLIYDGRLVSNMVFEPSPTSDDFLAAMICDVNRLAYITTRARMRVILDHIRLAEGDQIANLLYHRNCMVNCITRFGDVHVLRLPQHHRREPIILEGHTLAHLVVHGSSRCTGHDQI